The following are encoded together in the Humulus lupulus chromosome 5, drHumLupu1.1, whole genome shotgun sequence genome:
- the LOC133778885 gene encoding uncharacterized protein LOC133778885 produces MLQEEFQGTVKVRIVKLQMLRRDFENLKMRDNETAKDYYSRIREIVNKMGAYGEIISDKKIVDKILISCTEKYDAIISVIEETKDLDTLSPTELMGSLEAYESRRERHSENSTEDAFQSKINLRSQKSKADGRKSLENFKSRSYQEKQKENNDKYSPCDICKRKSYLEKDYWFKGKYQCRNCKKFVHTEKTCRIKKSHQANFLEEKNDEHNFFYVCQAAPEEKDTWYLDNACSNHMTKNKNIFCSLDKSKTKVKIGNGDFMEAVGKGTIVIDIKKGKRYINDVLLVPNIDQNLLSVGQMIEKWYSLHFEGDCCTIYDKQDKSFEIEKIKMKENRRFPL; encoded by the coding sequence ATGTTGCAGGAGGAGTTCCAAGGAACAGTCAAGGTACGCATTGTTAAACTACAGATGCTCAGAagagattttgaaaatcttaaaaTGAGGGATAATGAGACTGCAAAAGATTACTATTCTAGAATTAGAGAAATAGTAAATAAAATGGGAGCCTATGGAGAAATAATATCAGACAAGAAAATAGTAGATAAAATACTAATTTCTTGTACAGAAAAATATGATGCAATAATCTCTGTGATAGAAGAAACAAAAGATTTAGATACTTTATCACCAACTGAATTAATGGGCTCTCTCGAAGCATACGAAAGTAGGCGAGAAAGGCATAGTGAAAATTCGACTGAAGATGCCTTTCAGTCTAAAATTAATCTGCGGTCTCAAAAATCTAAAGCTGATGGGAGAAAATCACTAGAAAATTTTAAAAGCAGGAGTTatcaagaaaaacaaaaagaaaataacgACAAGTATTCTCCATGTGAcatttgtaaaagaaaaagtTACTTGGAGAAAGACTATTGGTTTAAAGGAAAATATCAGTGCCGAAATTGTAAAAAATTTGTCCATACTGAAAAAACTTGTCGTATTAAGAAATCTCATCAAGCTAATTTTTTAGAAGAGAAAAATGATGAACATAATTTCTTCTATGTCTGCCAAGCTGCACCAGAAGAAAAAGATACTTGGTATCTAGACAATGCTTGTAGTAACCACAtgacaaaaaataaaaacatctTTTGTAGTCTTGATAAATCCAAGACTAAAGTAAAAATTGGCAATGGTGACTTCATGGAAGCAGTTGGCAAAGGCACCATTGTCATTGACATTAAAAAAGGCAAAAGATACATCAATGATGTACTCTTGGTACCAAACATCGATCAGAACCTACTCAGTGTAGGACAAATGATTGAAAAATGGTACTCTTTGCATTTCGAAGGAGATTGTTGCACAATCTATGACAAGCAAGACAAATCCtttgaaattgaaaaaataaaaatgaaagaaaatagacGCTTTCCTTTATAA